Proteins from a single region of Paenibacillus sp. BIHB 4019:
- a CDS encoding LacI family DNA-binding transcriptional regulator — MGDKKEKRVTLQDVAKDAGVSRATASLVVRGSTSITEQTKQKVLASMNKLGYVYDRVAASFRSRRSSTVGIIITDIGNPFFSELLTNLQDRLDELGYTTLLGMTFESESKQERILETMLEHHVCGIIMAPVAGTNPAVFARLKQLNVPCVLIGREISGARVDYIGTDFQWGTKMAVRHLADQGHKHIALLGGTPHTSAYNERLAGYLEGLEESRIPTDQRHIIPGPPTRESGAIIINQLIRQDKLPTAALCHNDIVALGVIVGLRENRLVAGKDMALVGFDDIKEAATANPGLTTVAVGSGQWGIEAANLLHQRISSEAQAPQETARIILPPKLVIRESSTHFMGVH, encoded by the coding sequence GTGGGCGATAAAAAAGAAAAACGCGTAACGCTTCAGGATGTCGCGAAGGATGCAGGCGTATCACGTGCTACGGCATCGCTCGTCGTCAGAGGCAGTACGTCCATTACTGAGCAGACGAAACAGAAGGTTCTTGCATCGATGAATAAGCTCGGTTATGTCTATGATCGCGTCGCAGCAAGCTTTCGCTCCAGACGCTCTTCTACTGTGGGCATCATTATTACGGATATCGGCAATCCCTTCTTCTCTGAGCTGCTCACCAATTTGCAGGATCGACTCGATGAACTCGGCTATACAACGCTGCTTGGCATGACTTTTGAATCCGAAAGCAAGCAGGAGCGAATACTGGAGACGATGCTGGAGCACCATGTTTGCGGCATTATTATGGCTCCAGTTGCGGGTACAAACCCTGCTGTATTTGCCCGACTGAAACAATTAAACGTCCCCTGCGTCCTTATCGGCCGTGAAATTTCCGGAGCACGCGTTGATTATATCGGCACTGACTTCCAATGGGGCACGAAGATGGCTGTCCGGCATTTGGCTGACCAAGGGCATAAGCACATTGCTTTGCTTGGCGGTACGCCTCATACCTCTGCTTATAATGAGCGGCTAGCTGGCTACCTGGAAGGACTTGAGGAATCACGCATCCCCACCGATCAGCGTCATATTATTCCTGGCCCGCCTACGCGCGAGAGTGGCGCTATCATTATTAACCAGCTGATCCGGCAGGACAAGCTGCCTACAGCGGCGCTGTGCCATAACGATATCGTCGCGCTTGGCGTCATCGTCGGCCTTAGGGAAAATCGGCTTGTTGCCGGCAAAGATATGGCACTCGTAGGTTTTGATGATATTAAAGAAGCCGCTACTGCAAACCCCGGCCTGACTACCGTTGCCGTTGGCTCCGGCCAGTGGGGAATCGAGGCCGCGAACCTGCTGCACCAACGAATCAGCAGCGAGGCGCAAGCACCCCAGGAGACGGCTAGAATTATTTTGCCGCCAAAGCTTGTTATCCGCGAATCCTCGACACATTTTATGGGCGTGCATTAA
- a CDS encoding DUF4198 domain-containing protein, producing MIIWKKKLAAAALAAVLTFSVSATAFAHDGWTQTNAPIIAQGEVAYVDLLFGNHSNDHKSYRITGQWGVDSSKVYVTSPAGVKTDITSTRFYTGEAATETEPAVNNGFVASFSAASPGAYIVTGESDSVSTTSLSRSMRSAKSFVAISDLPLIARVSALKGFANPVSLDRAEFVPQFNPAAALPGQEVKVQMLLKGKPVADAEVSLIRRSNSEGQTLTTDENGIVTYKTGAADYYLLRASTSTDESKEGEYTKVNYTATMTYTVQNAGVKLPAGKVSPIPYVYVDGKLVSSDSLTVVKGSTNASADFLKQYIDPSYSSKNPASLRQTAEKAGAVVEFLPAVGDTRSAVLIYTKK from the coding sequence ATGATCATTTGGAAAAAGAAACTGGCAGCCGCAGCGCTTGCCGCAGTACTAACATTCAGCGTATCGGCGACCGCGTTCGCCCATGACGGCTGGACGCAGACGAATGCGCCGATTATTGCACAGGGTGAGGTTGCGTACGTGGATTTGCTTTTTGGCAACCACTCAAACGATCACAAGAGCTATCGCATTACCGGACAATGGGGCGTAGACAGCTCCAAGGTTTATGTGACTTCTCCGGCAGGCGTGAAGACTGACATTACGTCGACGCGTTTTTACACAGGTGAAGCAGCTACAGAGACGGAGCCAGCCGTAAACAATGGTTTTGTCGCTTCCTTCTCGGCCGCATCTCCTGGAGCCTATATCGTGACGGGCGAATCGGACAGCGTGAGCACGACCTCGCTCAGCCGCTCGATGCGCAGCGCGAAATCGTTCGTCGCGATCAGCGATCTTCCTCTTATTGCGCGGGTCAGCGCGCTGAAAGGTTTTGCAAATCCGGTGAGCCTTGACCGTGCGGAATTCGTTCCGCAGTTCAATCCGGCAGCTGCCCTGCCAGGGCAGGAAGTAAAGGTGCAAATGCTGCTGAAAGGCAAGCCGGTAGCGGATGCCGAAGTGTCGCTCATTCGCCGCAGCAACTCCGAAGGGCAGACACTGACAACGGATGAGAATGGCATAGTGACTTATAAAACGGGAGCAGCCGACTATTACTTGCTGCGTGCTTCGACATCTACGGATGAGAGCAAAGAGGGTGAATATACGAAGGTCAATTATACGGCAACGATGACCTACACGGTGCAAAATGCAGGCGTTAAGCTGCCGGCAGGCAAAGTCAGCCCTATTCCTTATGTCTACGTCGATGGCAAGCTCGTATCCAGCGACAGCCTGACCGTTGTAAAAGGCTCAACGAACGCCAGCGCTGATTTCCTTAAACAGTATATTGATCCAAGCTACAGCAGCAAAAATCCCGCTTCCTTGCGTCAAACAGCAGAGAAAGCGGGAGCGGTTGTCGAGTTTTTGCCAGCAGTTGGCGACACCCGTTCAGCTGTGCTGATTTATACGAAAAAATAG
- a CDS encoding amino acid ABC transporter ATP-binding protein, whose amino-acid sequence MLKVSGLSKHFGDNEVLKQINLEVKRREVVAIIGPSGSGKSTLLRCLNLLETPDAGHIEIDGFEVDARRLKKSDAYALRQKSAMVFQHYNLFKNKTALQNVIEALIVTKKMNKPDAEALGHKLLDQVGLASKANSYPAMLSGGQQQRVAIARALAVNPAVILLDEPTSALDPELVGEVLQVIRSIVDTDTTMLIVTHEMSFAREIADRVIFMADGSIIEEGDPQSLFGQPQQERTKKFLGTVFSKN is encoded by the coding sequence ATGCTAAAAGTGAGCGGGTTAAGCAAGCATTTCGGCGATAACGAGGTGCTGAAGCAAATCAATCTGGAAGTGAAGCGCCGCGAGGTTGTTGCGATTATTGGACCTTCTGGTTCGGGCAAGTCCACGCTGCTTCGCTGCCTCAACCTGCTGGAAACGCCGGATGCCGGCCATATTGAAATCGATGGCTTTGAGGTCGATGCGAGAAGGCTGAAGAAATCGGATGCCTACGCCTTGAGACAAAAATCAGCGATGGTTTTCCAGCATTATAATTTATTCAAAAATAAAACGGCGCTGCAAAACGTCATTGAAGCGCTCATTGTCACCAAAAAGATGAACAAGCCCGATGCCGAAGCACTCGGCCACAAGCTGCTGGATCAAGTAGGGCTGGCAAGCAAGGCGAATAGCTATCCTGCCATGTTGTCCGGCGGACAGCAGCAGCGCGTAGCGATTGCTCGTGCACTGGCCGTTAATCCTGCGGTGATTTTACTCGATGAGCCGACCTCGGCGCTTGACCCTGAGCTTGTAGGGGAAGTGCTGCAGGTCATCCGCTCGATCGTTGATACGGACACAACGATGCTGATTGTGACCCATGAAATGTCCTTCGCCCGAGAAATTGCTGACCGCGTCATCTTTATGGCGGATGGCTCGATTATCGAGGAAGGCGATCCGCAAAGCCTGTTTGGACAACCACAGCAGGAACGGACGAAGAAATTTTTAGGAACGGTCTTTTCCAAAAACTGA
- a CDS encoding CopD family protein codes for MRRKERRMIPHKFKINLLALAALLLFMLCSPALADAHANMERSTPLQDAELSESPSSIRIQYTEEFDPDLSRIVLEDEAGNAIKGKLSAEKDRWLVYTIPKLSPGIYKVKWQVLSVDTHVTDGSFRFAVGVPLASTKPSDTISLDGGASNASPSPAATAKPSASASPSGAGSGSSGKGNDASPGAAGQPGSGSSSSGNSATGGKGGSSQGGGAANGSSGGDTASGGTAGSGSSSGGSNAADGTVKGGGSSAGTGASGGKTNGGGSSTNSSSSASAGNGGAAGSEANSGAGAAEGSAISGQVGTGSAAGGNSSSTGLGGQNSSAGAGGSEASAGSEEVAGSVKNNDGDSANGDDVLPANGEQQAATGVDPSITATDSPAVTEGDSASGETAQAADASHGHSMSGEHGADSDMEMDADGNMIGHSGNHDAEHQTDWRTVIYTLLRIIEVIAAASMVAFLYARYVLWSRADESALPKLLSKRSERLLLIGAAIALGATGFFHVWLLAEQLSAFDMGSGSTLYQKILSATMVGRAAWLRPALAALMLLLAYAPQRDERWVAPLKWLMALLLTVLYPLTGHANASPLFSAAVLSHIVHIWTAAIWFGGLMAIISATLKASFPSVEEQQQALHEMIKRFSRAALPIIILLAATGIILSLQRLNVWTELASSSYGRLVLLKTLLLVAVIGIGAYHRFALMPRLAAGMGKGAADNNYAHPFIQAVRIEALLALAAFIVAGMLSSTAPPEQPAYAEPVYWHVMGDKAHMSMRIKPEEQAYQLDVWLPTGMGAPTQIEVQAKGNSGQGEVQDIPFAFNKGGPDPYGYEGFDKYTYLSKAPVPAVGDIWDMTIVITDPTGEKHRYEKRIP; via the coding sequence ATGAGAAGGAAGGAGAGGCGAATGATTCCTCATAAGTTTAAAATAAACCTGCTAGCGCTGGCGGCGCTGCTGCTGTTTATGTTGTGCAGCCCGGCCCTTGCGGACGCGCATGCGAATATGGAGCGTTCGACTCCGCTCCAAGATGCCGAGCTAAGCGAATCGCCTTCATCGATTCGCATCCAGTATACGGAAGAGTTTGATCCGGATTTAAGCCGGATTGTACTGGAGGATGAGGCTGGCAATGCGATTAAAGGCAAGCTGTCTGCGGAGAAGGATAGATGGCTCGTGTATACGATTCCGAAGCTGTCGCCCGGTATTTATAAGGTGAAATGGCAGGTGCTGTCCGTGGACACACATGTCACGGACGGTTCGTTCCGCTTTGCGGTCGGCGTGCCGCTTGCGTCGACGAAGCCGAGCGATACGATCTCGCTCGATGGAGGCGCAAGCAATGCTTCGCCGTCACCAGCCGCAACGGCGAAGCCAAGCGCATCAGCCTCGCCGAGTGGTGCCGGAAGTGGGAGCTCTGGAAAGGGCAACGATGCTTCACCCGGAGCAGCCGGACAGCCTGGCAGCGGAAGCTCCAGCAGTGGCAACAGCGCCACAGGAGGTAAAGGCGGCAGCTCACAGGGCGGCGGTGCCGCTAACGGCAGCAGTGGGGGAGACACGGCATCTGGCGGAACAGCGGGTAGCGGCAGTTCCTCAGGAGGCAGCAACGCCGCGGATGGAACGGTAAAAGGCGGAGGCTCTTCTGCCGGAACCGGAGCGTCAGGAGGCAAGACGAATGGCGGCGGCAGCTCGACGAATTCGTCATCAAGTGCTAGCGCAGGAAACGGCGGAGCAGCTGGAAGCGAAGCGAATTCAGGGGCCGGAGCAGCTGAAGGTTCAGCCATCTCTGGCCAAGTAGGTACCGGCAGCGCAGCTGGCGGCAATAGCTCGTCAACGGGGCTGGGGGGACAAAACAGCTCGGCTGGAGCCGGGGGCAGCGAAGCATCCGCAGGAAGTGAAGAGGTAGCAGGCTCTGTTAAAAATAACGATGGAGACTCGGCAAACGGTGATGATGTTTTACCGGCTAATGGCGAGCAGCAAGCTGCAACGGGTGTTGATCCGTCTATCACTGCAACCGATTCGCCTGCTGTGACGGAAGGCGATTCAGCCTCTGGCGAGACGGCGCAAGCAGCGGATGCGTCACATGGGCATTCCATGTCTGGCGAACATGGAGCCGATTCTGACATGGAAATGGATGCGGACGGCAATATGATCGGCCATTCGGGCAACCATGATGCCGAGCATCAGACCGATTGGCGGACGGTTATTTACACGCTGCTGCGAATTATTGAGGTCATTGCAGCAGCTTCCATGGTCGCTTTTTTATATGCCAGATATGTGCTTTGGTCACGCGCTGACGAATCAGCGCTTCCAAAGCTGCTTAGCAAGCGAAGCGAGCGCCTCTTATTAATCGGTGCGGCAATAGCGCTTGGCGCCACAGGGTTTTTCCACGTATGGCTGTTGGCGGAGCAGCTAAGCGCATTCGATATGGGAAGCGGCAGCACGTTGTACCAAAAGATTTTATCCGCGACAATGGTGGGACGCGCAGCATGGCTGCGGCCTGCGTTGGCGGCGCTTATGCTGCTGCTGGCTTATGCGCCGCAGCGCGATGAACGCTGGGTAGCGCCGCTGAAATGGCTCATGGCCCTGCTGCTGACGGTGCTTTACCCATTAACAGGCCATGCCAATGCTTCCCCGTTGTTTTCGGCAGCGGTATTGTCGCATATTGTGCATATTTGGACGGCAGCGATTTGGTTTGGTGGTCTGATGGCTATTATTAGCGCCACCTTGAAGGCTAGTTTTCCGAGTGTCGAGGAACAGCAGCAGGCGCTGCATGAGATGATCAAGCGATTTTCGCGGGCTGCGCTGCCGATTATTATTTTGCTGGCAGCTACAGGCATCATCTTGTCCTTGCAGCGGCTTAACGTTTGGACGGAGCTTGCAAGCAGCAGTTATGGCCGCTTGGTTCTGCTCAAAACGCTGCTGCTGGTTGCCGTTATCGGCATTGGCGCCTATCATCGTTTTGCCCTAATGCCGCGTTTGGCAGCAGGGATGGGAAAAGGAGCAGCAGACAACAACTACGCTCATCCATTTATTCAGGCGGTGCGTATAGAAGCGCTGCTGGCGCTTGCCGCTTTTATCGTGGCTGGCATGCTGTCTTCCACCGCACCGCCAGAGCAGCCCGCCTATGCTGAACCCGTCTACTGGCATGTGATGGGCGATAAAGCCCATATGTCCATGCGAATTAAGCCTGAGGAGCAGGCTTATCAGCTTGACGTGTGGCTGCCGACCGGCATGGGCGCTCCAACCCAAATAGAAGTACAGGCGAAAGGTAATAGCGGGCAGGGAGAGGTGCAGGACATTCCTTTTGCGTTTAATAAAGGGGGGCCTGATCCTTACGGCTATGAAGGCTTTGACAAATATACGTATTTGTCGAAGGCCCCGGTGCCTGCGGTCGGCGATATATGGGATATGACGATTGTCATTACCGATCCAACAGGCGAGAAGCATCGCTACGAGAAGCGTATACCTTAA
- a CDS encoding amino acid ABC transporter permease: MNFDTAFIFEAIPKLLKYLPMTLMLAVGSMLLACLMGIVLALIINNKIFILSPVAKVYISFFRSVPTLVTLFIFYVGIPQIFPEFTFIDAITATIIALSFKNAAYLAEEFRGALNAVDSGQMEACLSVGMTKWQGFRRVILPQAMRVAVPSLGNYLIMLVKESSLAFTVGVTDIFAQTKILASNSFRFLESYIAVALIYWAVTIVLTMLQGKLEKAMSKPYR, encoded by the coding sequence ATGAATTTCGATACAGCGTTTATATTCGAAGCGATACCCAAGCTGCTGAAGTATTTGCCGATGACGCTGATGCTGGCGGTCGGCTCGATGCTTCTCGCATGTCTTATGGGTATTGTGCTGGCGCTCATCATTAACAATAAAATTTTTATTTTGTCGCCGGTGGCGAAGGTATACATTTCCTTCTTCCGCTCGGTGCCTACCTTAGTTACGCTGTTTATCTTTTATGTGGGAATCCCGCAAATTTTTCCGGAATTCACCTTTATTGATGCGATTACCGCAACGATCATTGCCCTCAGCTTTAAAAATGCCGCCTATTTGGCGGAAGAATTCCGCGGGGCGCTGAATGCAGTCGACAGCGGGCAAATGGAAGCCTGCCTGTCTGTCGGGATGACCAAATGGCAGGGCTTCCGCCGGGTCATTTTGCCGCAAGCGATGCGGGTTGCCGTTCCGAGTCTAGGCAACTATTTGATTATGCTGGTCAAGGAGTCCTCGCTCGCCTTTACAGTTGGTGTGACCGACATTTTTGCGCAAACGAAAATTTTGGCCAGCAACTCCTTCCGTTTTTTGGAGAGCTATATCGCCGTTGCCCTCATTTATTGGGCCGTAACGATCGTGCTGACCATGCTGCAGGGAAAATTGGAAAAGGCAATGAGCAAGCCTTATCGATAG
- a CDS encoding transporter substrate-binding domain-containing protein gives MFGKKSVVLLMLAMTLVLGACGSKTTNDSESASSGNKAESKELNLATFGVSIGFSKKDGDKLEGYDIAVAEAVAKYLGYTKVNWTTADMAGMFGMLDAGKIDTIANQVEANEKRKEKYIFSNTYIYSGAQLIVRADDDSIKTLADLKGKKIGVDVGTSKEAYLRANDPNNELNITTYEDPSVILNDVALKRIDAYIMDRAGAQLLIDNSGLALKKAGDPVYTYEEAFPFPNTEEGKKLRDSFNEALEALAKDGTLTKLSNEHLKQDISKAS, from the coding sequence ATGTTTGGAAAAAAAAGTGTGGTCTTATTAATGCTTGCCATGACGTTAGTACTGGGAGCATGCGGGTCGAAAACGACTAATGATTCTGAAAGCGCTAGCTCCGGCAACAAAGCAGAAAGCAAAGAATTAAATCTGGCTACGTTCGGCGTCAGCATTGGATTCTCCAAGAAAGACGGAGACAAGCTGGAAGGATACGATATTGCTGTAGCAGAAGCTGTTGCCAAATATTTGGGCTACACGAAAGTAAACTGGACGACTGCTGATATGGCAGGCATGTTCGGCATGCTGGATGCTGGCAAAATCGACACGATCGCCAACCAAGTGGAAGCTAATGAAAAACGTAAAGAAAAATATATCTTCTCCAACACTTATATTTATTCCGGAGCACAGCTGATCGTCCGTGCGGATGATGATTCCATCAAAACGCTGGCCGATTTGAAAGGCAAGAAGATCGGTGTTGACGTTGGTACAAGCAAAGAAGCGTACTTGCGCGCCAATGATCCTAACAACGAGCTGAACATTACAACCTATGAAGATCCAAGCGTCATCCTCAACGATGTTGCGCTGAAACGGATCGATGCTTATATTATGGACCGCGCCGGTGCACAGCTGCTGATCGACAACTCAGGCCTTGCTTTGAAAAAAGCGGGAGATCCCGTTTACACTTACGAGGAAGCATTCCCGTTCCCTAACACCGAAGAAGGCAAGAAGCTGCGTGATTCCTTCAACGAAGCGCTTGAGGCTCTTGCAAAAGACGGCACACTGACGAAGCTGTCCAATGAACATTTGAAACAAGACATCAGCAAGGCTAGCTAA
- a CDS encoding MalY/PatB family protein, whose translation MTRTHNFSVQLDRRHTDSQMHTLFPEDVLPMHLAETDFTTAQPIIDALAARVDHGMFGYVAESEGLALAVQHWMASRFQFPIEPAWVEYSPSVGSSLVFAVQAFTQPGDRVLIQTPVYHAFHSLIDNSGRIKAENPLKLHNGRYEIDFEDLERQLSNPRTKLMLLCNPHNPVGRCWTKLELTRIAELCLRYHVFVIADEVHADLAYEAFTHIPLPSISEEIAQQCMVTVNPSKTFNLAGMRASAAIIPNERWREAFRIALINNKAIDRPVFGIVALEAAYWHGGYYVDQLVAYLEENVRFVGEYLREHIPQIKLIQPEATYLLWLDARELGLPPEQLAPYFMREAKIAFRDGSSCGNGEGFLRMSIGFPKAVLERALNQMKQAVSKLG comes from the coding sequence ATGACTCGCACACATAATTTTAGCGTACAGCTCGATCGACGTCATACCGATTCACAAATGCATACCCTATTTCCAGAAGATGTACTGCCTATGCACCTGGCCGAAACAGATTTCACCACGGCACAGCCCATTATTGATGCGCTCGCTGCACGGGTAGACCATGGCATGTTTGGCTATGTGGCCGAAAGCGAAGGACTGGCGCTTGCTGTCCAGCATTGGATGGCAAGCCGCTTTCAATTTCCTATAGAACCAGCATGGGTCGAGTATTCCCCCTCTGTTGGTTCTTCCCTCGTATTTGCCGTCCAAGCCTTCACTCAGCCTGGCGACCGGGTGTTGATTCAGACGCCTGTCTATCATGCTTTCCACAGCTTGATCGATAATAGCGGACGCATTAAGGCGGAAAATCCGCTCAAGCTGCACAATGGACGTTACGAGATCGACTTTGAGGATTTGGAACGCCAGCTCAGCAACCCGCGTACGAAGCTGATGCTGCTTTGCAATCCGCATAATCCGGTCGGGCGCTGCTGGACAAAGCTTGAGCTGACCAGAATCGCCGAGCTTTGCTTGCGCTACCATGTATTCGTTATCGCAGACGAGGTGCATGCTGATCTGGCTTACGAGGCGTTTACCCATATACCATTGCCATCCATTTCGGAAGAAATCGCTCAGCAATGCATGGTCACCGTCAATCCGAGCAAAACGTTCAACCTCGCAGGCATGCGCGCATCTGCCGCTATCATTCCTAATGAGCGCTGGCGTGAAGCTTTCCGCATTGCCCTCATCAACAACAAAGCGATTGACCGTCCCGTATTCGGCATAGTGGCACTGGAGGCCGCCTATTGGCATGGCGGCTACTATGTAGACCAGCTTGTTGCGTACCTGGAGGAAAATGTGCGGTTTGTAGGGGAATATTTGCGGGAGCATATTCCGCAAATCAAGCTCATTCAGCCGGAAGCCACCTATTTATTATGGCTTGATGCTCGTGAGCTGGGCCTTCCTCCGGAGCAGCTTGCCCCTTATTTTATGCGGGAGGCAAAAATTGCGTTCAGGGATGGCTCCTCCTGCGGCAATGGCGAAGGCTTTCTTCGCATGAGCATCGGCTTCCCGAAAGCGGTTCTGGAACGAGCGCTTAACCAAATGAAGCAAGCCGTTTCCAAGCTAGGGTAA
- a CDS encoding methyl-accepting chemotaxis protein: MKKKSQWKQKFYMRRLRGRLLLYISLMLIFSLLVSTFFSYTNAKIQLQDKMGQTAASTVSSLNMAIEQIVGLEKANVKQLAYLLSSEAVDEKAETTQALIDNFTANHPEVEIVTLGNANGSWMKSPNPGQEDYDPRERSWYKAIMAAPGEAIVSPPGLSATTNKYTITVSQTFADGQGGVTVALSVEAIGQLIQNVKIGSEGFVYLMDQQGVILAHPTIEVGTPVDNEGIRSILQQDSGELFYNDPINNVERKAFFVTNKDTGLKLVGALPTEEFTEAALPILLNSFLVMVISLVAAFVILFFIIRAITRPIEQLNRAARRVSEGYLQEKVETKRRDEIGELAGNFNAMVDSLRGIVMEVADSSNQLAAASQELSASTTENTKTVELVSELIGGAAQGADNQARMTDETRRTMEEMAIGITRIAEASSEIVQSSKETEQNVAEGSDKVQEVTVQMRKIGESIDQSSAQIEQLHDLSAQVTQMSTAIAGIAKQTNLLSLNAAIEASRAGDHGKGFAVVAQEVQKLADQTKTTADQILETIGQMTKLVAATYDMMKYKVSEDMRGGLRITEEAGQALASIEQSTRLIVQQIHDVSAVTEEMSASAEEVAASIHEVSGIANESSQSFRQVTQAGNQQLDAMEGISSSAVGLSEIASELQNKVGSFKL, encoded by the coding sequence ATGAAGAAAAAATCGCAATGGAAGCAAAAGTTTTATATGAGGAGGCTCAGAGGAAGGCTTCTTCTCTACATTTCCCTGATGCTGATCTTTTCACTGCTCGTTTCTACATTCTTTTCTTATACCAATGCTAAAATTCAGCTTCAAGATAAAATGGGTCAAACAGCGGCTTCCACCGTATCCTCGCTCAATATGGCGATCGAACAAATCGTTGGGCTTGAGAAAGCCAATGTGAAGCAGCTAGCTTATTTGCTCTCATCGGAAGCCGTAGATGAAAAGGCTGAGACGACTCAGGCGCTGATCGACAATTTTACGGCAAACCATCCAGAGGTGGAAATTGTAACGCTGGGCAATGCGAATGGCAGCTGGATGAAATCGCCGAATCCGGGGCAGGAGGATTATGATCCGCGGGAGCGCTCATGGTACAAGGCGATTATGGCGGCTCCGGGAGAGGCCATCGTTTCCCCGCCGGGCTTATCAGCAACGACGAATAAATATACGATTACCGTATCACAAACGTTTGCCGATGGTCAGGGCGGCGTTACGGTTGCTTTGAGCGTAGAAGCAATCGGGCAATTAATTCAAAACGTTAAAATTGGTTCAGAGGGTTTTGTTTATTTGATGGATCAGCAGGGCGTTATATTAGCACATCCTACAATCGAAGTGGGCACACCTGTTGATAATGAAGGCATCCGGTCCATACTGCAGCAAGATAGCGGAGAGCTCTTTTACAACGATCCGATTAACAATGTGGAACGCAAAGCTTTTTTTGTAACGAATAAGGATACCGGATTAAAACTGGTTGGGGCTCTGCCAACTGAGGAGTTTACTGAGGCTGCGCTGCCTATTTTGCTTAATTCGTTCCTCGTCATGGTCATTTCGCTGGTTGCGGCTTTTGTCATCTTATTTTTTATTATCCGGGCGATTACAAGGCCAATCGAGCAATTGAACCGTGCAGCTAGACGGGTAAGCGAAGGTTATTTGCAGGAAAAAGTCGAGACGAAGCGCCGGGATGAAATCGGTGAGCTAGCTGGAAATTTCAACGCGATGGTCGATTCGCTGCGCGGTATAGTAATGGAAGTGGCAGATTCGTCGAATCAGCTTGCCGCTGCCAGCCAGGAGCTTAGCGCTAGCACAACGGAAAATACGAAGACGGTGGAGCTTGTGTCGGAACTGATCGGCGGAGCAGCTCAAGGGGCGGACAATCAAGCGCGCATGACGGATGAAACGCGCAGAACGATGGAGGAAATGGCGATTGGCATTACGAGAATTGCTGAAGCATCGTCCGAAATTGTGCAATCGTCAAAAGAGACCGAGCAGAATGTCGCAGAAGGCAGCGATAAAGTGCAGGAAGTAACGGTTCAAATGAGAAAAATCGGCGAATCGATCGACCAATCCTCCGCGCAGATTGAGCAGCTGCATGATCTTAGCGCGCAGGTGACGCAGATGAGCACAGCGATAGCAGGCATTGCCAAGCAGACGAATCTTTTGTCGCTTAATGCGGCCATTGAAGCCTCACGGGCGGGCGATCACGGCAAAGGCTTTGCCGTCGTTGCACAGGAAGTGCAGAAGCTGGCAGACCAGACGAAAACGACAGCCGATCAAATATTGGAGACGATTGGCCAGATGACGAAGCTGGTTGCAGCTACTTACGATATGATGAAATATAAAGTTTCCGAGGATATGCGGGGAGGACTGCGCATAACGGAGGAAGCGGGGCAGGCGCTGGCAAGCATTGAACAATCCACGAGGCTGATTGTCCAGCAAATTCATGATGTATCGGCGGTAACCGAGGAAATGTCGGCAAGCGCCGAGGAAGTAGCGGCGTCGATTCATGAGGTTTCGGGCATTGCGAACGAGTCGTCACAATCATTCCGCCAAGTGACGCAAGCTGGCAATCAGCAGCTTGATGCGATGGAGGGCATCTCTTCATCGGCAGTCGGCCTATCTGAAATTGCTTCCGAGCTGCAAAACAAAGTAGGCAGCTTTAAGTTGTAA